The Pseudorasbora parva isolate DD20220531a chromosome 16, ASM2467924v1, whole genome shotgun sequence genome includes a region encoding these proteins:
- the qser1 gene encoding glutamine and serine-rich protein 1, with the protein MMERNYPSSSFTEPVSAAAQSAGWAYKPSSSYGSTQLDSELLQRQTFASSHQPTFTTTHHPTGVFDSNQHSTASSNTTESSVMNFLSAIESRGLQAGPAGSTLLPPFRSPSWQTGANTSTELFLTGALHPSGTFPTPSALSSYQHPSAFPTRSFTTTSALAVQDSTFISSNGLLSPNDPLLQFKSSQNTLPTALAFGGTSLGVGLPPQSSTYRSAQESAPHLLQPQFSVLSTSLGSSQQAPQPYGGPVFSGSIERALQRECSVIKHHQRPSSTQPVQEQLASSAQHSLQGYMHDEDDISYQQELSPHTPLSCSPAGDPSPLNGTAQQKTSNTALQQTQGYASSVPSPGFSGTSGVKVKDGSSKIAQHPSENTDTQAQASSPGLQPPSYSSSAQKQSSVIASQSQPYTSTQLPGLVSVSASHAYITSQSNLSQTQTFSSSLPEKLPSIYKTLLSYTSQSDAETAVSQSLIYSSSQQQELPPVGSREGYETQVQTLCMGSPSQSYSSSHSQGLPTISFYTQGPASACIPSQNYVSSQSLSSVSSFSPNRARTLSSTNPGPDYILMQSSPVSKTDSALLQQKYLVSVQSSTSSPATHTQSLPNDQSSVELKPRQQDERIFLSSKESSGELPLEDVQALQKGSMGTSPQALSATEIAALNSTKNGVYVVSKMEDRHNTQSVIRSNSRSEEQILTHLETTKELATSANTPSDPKSNPLLMHSTHAPLSADQLKQHTLVLKGSISQQQNHQGQIIRVQPTDPRQLSEDQTQFIRVPSAQVLLDPSHMIVLQQPVLTSGQNQPKQTMYMQSVPVQYLQMNSDTVNLTVNGHHNQQIVSHQVPNSAESSKQDPTQKDNFSQSNPHDAKQNFTLSSVGFPDSMLLADERNILSNVDDILAATAAACGVTPQEFVKSTSSDVDMSSVANSIDSKCNFQSAENRLNSFPSQHMIIANSQAMTILGAQATYSKEETEGHQVFTLSNSHNQPVVRNNSAQEISDKVENTHEKDDVLPKGHFVNSSNCSVLNANGLAISNTNSSDFHLAGQEQSQSGHLNTENVSNSNIGQLKGLKGLKNDDSLIEHPTEGLPKKRSRSKSSSKQSVENENGQSKSQKKSTQVKRQNSRASEASSTSTSEISQDNYQQQERMRQKLREVEEKQPEVKTGFLGSFLDFLKSGSRQSLSSPPIRSPSRTRKPSASKRPPNPLLIPFKPPHPSTPLISPDPHSVISTKRLDEELQRNLETLPSFSSDEDDSVGKNQDLQKSITSALSSLDEPPDKKQKFGDNTKQLQASCTQPIVAKPQDQPKAVQEISAEELVRDVPPDKLAVQLTAVAIEGLMDEELSDSGGEGMYRERDEFVVRNEDIERMKITMIAGVEPPAIWKVQKALLQKFVPELRDGKRVFFATNSYLGYFGDAKSMYRRVHVKFLDTVNKREYVRVCSRKPRCKPMHSMRGSQAKALLAQRFTAVTVSDSPTQKHTQQKALSKPRPKQPKAKAEPPPKKRKKWKEEFTTSPSDSSPEAVSEDDEFTPPVPFASRFLNTRTMKETFKSFVELLISVALDADVLNALERENDELLLPHMKRVDGMITDNRRRLLPKLRMGQIFKNALDSFPELSVVTELKTDCETPVFKVRLSGRAYNRKTMKPSKSPNKLPLEYTVDQQKTKWFSLYHALQHYKYHTYLMCMEEIQLLKSRGKDLGQEETVQTCMGNRTWVEGLFDRFGELLTQVQQACL; encoded by the exons GTGCAAACACCTCAACAGAACTTTTTCTCACCGGAGCCCTGCATCCATCAGGAACGTTCCCGACGCCTTCTGCGCTCTCCTCCTACCAGCACCCTAGTGCCTTTCCTACCAGAAGTTTCACCACTACATCAGCACTTGCTGTTCAGGACAGCACTTTCATCTCTTCGAATGGTCTGCTATCCCCTAATGACCCACTGCTCCAGTTCAAATCCTCTCAGAACACTTTGCCAACTGCACTTGCTTTTGGTGGTACGTCTCTAGGGGTTGGCCTGCCACCCCAGTCCTCCACATATCGCTCAGCACAAGAGTCAGCCCCGCACCTCCTTCAGCCTCAGTTCAGTGTGCTGTCCACATCTTTGGGCAGTTCCCAGCAGGCCCCTCAGCCTTACGGTGGCCCGGTTTTCTCAGGCTCCATTGAACGAGCACTTCAGCGTGAATGTAGTGTGATCAAGCACCACCAGCGGCCTTCAAGCACCCAGCCAGTCCAGGAGCAGCTGGCTAGCAGTGCTCAGCACTCCCTACAGGGTTACATGCATGACGAGGATGACATTTCATATCAACAGGAACTCTCCCCGCACACACCCTTATCCTGCAGTCCTGCGGGTGACCCTTCACCCCTGAACGGCACCGCACAACAGAAGACTTCTAATACAGCGCTGCAGCAAACTCAGGGCTACGCTTCTTCTGTCCCCTCCCCTGGGTTTTCCGGCACATCTGGAGTAAAGGTTAAAGACGGTTCTTCCAAGATAGCTCAACATCCCAGTGAGAACACTGACACTCAAGCCCAGGCAAGTTCACCAGGCCTGCAGCCGCCGAGCTACTCCTCCTCAGCACAGAAACAAAGCTCAGTGATCGCTAGTCAATCGCAACCATACACATCCACGCAGCTTCCAGGCCTGGTGTCCGTTAGTGCCTCGCATGCTTATATCACATCTCAAAGCAACCTCAGCCAAACACAGACCTTCTCATCTAGTTTGCCTGAGAAGCTTCCTTCCATTTACAAGACTCTCTTGTCATACACTAGCCAATCTGATGCTGAGACAGCTGTGAGCCAGTCTCTTATTTATTCCTCCAGTCAGCAGCAGGAATTGCCACCTGTTGGAAGCAGGGAAGGGTATGAGACACAGGTGCAAACTCTTTGTATGGGAAGTCCTTCTCAAAGCTATTCTTCCAGCCACTCACAGGGCCTGCCCACCATTAGTTTCTATACCCAGGGGCCGGCATCTGCTTGCATACCTTCACAGAACTATGTGTCAAGTCAATCCCTGTCCTCTGTCTCTTCTTTCTCACCCAATCGTGCCCGAACCTTATCATCCACTAACCCAGGCCCGGACTACATTCTAATGCAGTCTTCTCCTGTTAGCAAGACAGACAGTGCGCTGTTACAGCAAAAGTACTTGGTATCTGTCCAGTCATCAACCTCCTCTCCTGCCACCCACACCCAATCCTTGCCAAATGACCAGTCCTCAGTTGAGTTAAAACCACGTCAGCAAGATGAACGAATCTTTCTTTCCTCAAAAGAGAGCTCTGGAGAGCTTCCTCTTGAGGATGTGCAGGCATTACAGAAAGGCTCTATGGGGACCTCTCCTCAAGCCCTTTCAGCCACTGAAATTGCAGCACTGAACAGCACAAAAAATGGCGTTTATGTAGTTTCAAAGATGGAAGACAGGCACAACACCCAAAGTGTCATTCGTAGTAACTCCCGATCGGAGGAGCAGATCCTTACACATTTGGAAACCACAAAGGAGCTCGCTACCAGTGCCAATACTCCCTCAGACCCCAAGAGTAACCCTTTGTTGATGCACTCCACCCATGCACCCTTGAGTGCTGACCAGCTGAAACAGCATACTTTAGTTCTGAAAGGGTCCATATCTCAGCAGCAGAATCATCAGGGCCAGATTATCCGAGTTCAACCGACTGATCCCAGACAGCTGTCTGAGGACCAAACACAGTTCATCCGGGTTCCCAGTGCCCAAGTGCTACTCGATCCCTCTCACATGATTGTTCTGCAGCAGCCTGTGCTCACCTCAGGCCAGAATCAGCCCAAGCAGACTATGTACATGCAGTCAGTACCAGTCCAATATCTCCAAATGAACAGCGACACTGTAAATTTGACAGTTAATGGGCATCACAACCAGCAAATTGTCTCTCACCAAGTGCCCAACTCAGCAGAGTCCTCTAAACAGGACCCAACACAAAAAGACAACTTCAGTCAGTCAAATCCTCATGATGCAAAGCAGAACTTTACTCTCAGTTCTGTAGGCTTTCCGGACTCCATGCTCTTGGCAGATGAGAGGAACATCCTCTCAAATGTAGATGACATCCTCGCTGCTACAGCAGCCGCCTGTGGCGTTACACCACAGGAATTTGTCAAATCCACGTCATCTGATGTTGACATGTCATCGGTAGCCAACTCTATAGATTCCAAGTGCAATTTTCAGTCCGCTGAAAACAGACTTAATAGTTTCCCATCTCAGCATATGATAATCGCTAACTCACAAGCGATGACTATACTTGGTGCTCAAGCGACATACTCCAAAGAAGAAACAGAAGGACACCAAGTGTTTACACTCTCAAATTCTCATAACCAACCAGTGGTGAGAAACAACTCTGCACAAGAAATATCTGACAAGGTAGAAAACACTCATGAGAAAGATGATGTGTTACCCAAAGGACATTTTGTAAACTCTAGCAATTGCTCTGTTTTGAATGCGAATGGACTTGCTATTAGTAATACAAACTCCTCTGACTTTCATTTGGCTGGCCAGGAGCAAAGTCAATCAGGACATCTGAATACTGAAAATGTATCAAATAGTAATATAGGCCAGCTGAAGGGATTGAAAGGCCTTAAAAACGATGACAGTCTTATTGAGCATCCTACTGAGGGCCTTCCCAAAAAACGATCCAGATCGAAGAGTTCATCTAAGCAATctgttgaaaatgaaaatggtcaatCCAAATCTCAGAAGAAAAGCACACAAGTTAAGCGCCAAAATTcgcgtgccagtgaggcaagtTCAACTTCCACCTCAGAGATTTCTCAAGATAACTACCAACAGCAGGAAAGGATGCGTCAGAAGTTAAGAGAGGTCGAAGAAAAACAGCCAGAAGTTAAAACTGGATTCTTGGGCTCCTTCCTGGACTTCCTTAAATCTGGATCAAGACAAAGCCTATCATCTCCACCGATACGGTCACCCAGTCGCACCAGAAAGCCTTCGGCCTCCAAGAGGCCTCCTAATCCATTACTTATTCCTTTTAAACCTCCCCATCCCTCAACTCCATTGATATCTCCAGACCCTCATAGTGTCATTTCTACAAAGCGACTTGATGAAGAGCTCCAGAGGAACCTGGAAACGCTGCCATCGTTTTCCTCTGATGAAGATGATTCAGTGGGAAAAAACCAAGATCTTCAAAAGAGCATCACTTCTGCACTTTCATCTTTAGATGAGCCCCCAGACAAAAAGCAGAAGTTTG gTGACAATACAAAGCAGCTTCAGGCCTCCTGCACGCAGCCTATAGTTGCCAAACCACAGGACCAACCGAAGGCTGTACAGGAGATTTCTGCAGAGGAGCTGGTGAGGGATGTGCCTCCAGACAAGCTTGCTGTTCAACTGACCGCAGTTGCTATCGAGGGCCTGATGGACGAGGAGCTGTCGGATAGTGGAGGGGAGGGCATGTACCGGGAGCGAGATGAGTTTGTGGTTAGGAATGAGGACATTGAAAGGATGAAG ATCACAATGATTGCAGGGGTCGAACCACCAGCCATCTGGAAGGTCCAGAAAGCCCTCCTGCAGAAGTTTGTACCCGAGCTCAGGGACGGGAAACGAGTGTTCTTTGCCACCAACAGT TATTTGGGGTACTTTGGTGATGCAAAATCCATGTACAGGAGAGTGCATGTCAAATTTCTTGACACTGTCAACAAGCGGGAGTATGTTCGAGTTTGCAGTAGGAAACCACGATGCAAGCCCATGCATTCAATGAG AGGCTCTCAGGCTAAAGCTCTTCTGGCCCAACGATTCACTGCAGTGACCGTGTCGGACTCTcccacacagaaacacacacaacagaaaGCTCTGTCTAAACCCAGACCCAAGCAGCCGAAAGCCAAGGCTGAACCGCCACccaaaaagagaaagaaatggAAAGAGGAGTTCACGACATCTCCCTCCGACTCCTCACCAGAGGCTGTGAGTGAGGATGATG AGTTTACACCTCCGGTGCCGTTCGCGTCCCGTTTCCTGAACACCAGAACAATGAAGGAGACCTTTAAGAGCTTCGTAGAGCTGCTGATCAGCGTAGCATTGGACGCGGATGTCCTGAACGCCCTCGAGCGAGAGAACG ACGAGCTGCTGCTGCCTCACATGAAGAGGGTGGATGGCATGATCACAGACAACAGGCGGAGACTGCTGCCCAAACTGCGCATGGGTCAGATCTTCAAA AATGCATTAGACAGCTTTCCTGAGCTGTCTGTGGTCACAGAGCTGAAAACCGACTGCGAGACCCCTGTTTTTAAAGTAAGGTTAAGTGGGAGAGCTTACAACAGGAAAACCATGAAGCCCTCGAAATCCCCCAACAAACTTCCCCTG GAATACACAGTGGATCAGCAGAAAACCAAGTGGTTTTCCCTGTATCACGCTTTACAACACTATAAGTACCACACATACCTGATGTGTATGGAGGAG ATTCAGTTGTTGAAGTCGCGAGGTAAAGATCTGGGGCAGGAGGAGACGGTCCAGACTTGCATGGGCAACAGGACGTGGGTAGAGGGCCTGTTCGATCGCTTCGGGGAGCTTCTGACACAGGTGCAGCAGGCCTGCCTTTGA